One Pseudomonas tolaasii NCPPB 2192 genomic window carries:
- the icmH gene encoding type IVB secretion system protein IcmH/DotU yields MSVAISNKAPNTAPELVTSTETTPEPTSTNTKPAPLLADPEFDMRGLAWNPLCDAATPLIGLVIRLRRLDHHDDVPALYRSVSNQINTIMEEVNQLDYDAGMLKAYSYSLCLLLDEVVMSTTWGKSSTWSARSLLSQFHEETWGGEKFFTVMNNMIPEAARYQHVLEFMYQCLISGLKGKYGAHAKGDDEIQNIINLLHSLLRPLRGETPKRLTDPLTNVAPRNYRIKRTLPLWTPWALAAVVLVTAYTIYTLRLNAITQEVLASLDKILKL; encoded by the coding sequence ATGAGTGTCGCCATATCAAACAAAGCCCCCAACACTGCGCCAGAACTCGTCACCTCGACCGAAACCACCCCTGAACCGACATCGACGAACACCAAACCTGCCCCGCTGCTGGCGGACCCGGAATTCGATATGCGTGGCTTGGCCTGGAACCCGTTATGCGACGCCGCCACGCCCCTGATCGGGCTGGTGATTCGCCTGCGCCGTCTGGACCACCACGACGATGTGCCCGCGCTGTACCGAAGCGTCAGCAACCAAATCAACACGATTATGGAAGAAGTCAATCAGCTCGACTACGACGCCGGCATGCTCAAGGCCTACTCCTACAGCCTGTGCCTGTTGCTGGATGAAGTAGTCATGAGCACTACCTGGGGCAAGTCTTCCACTTGGAGTGCACGCTCACTGCTCAGTCAGTTTCATGAAGAGACGTGGGGCGGCGAAAAATTCTTTACCGTCATGAACAACATGATTCCCGAAGCAGCCCGGTACCAGCATGTGCTGGAGTTCATGTACCAGTGCCTGATCTCCGGTCTCAAAGGCAAATATGGTGCTCATGCCAAGGGAGATGACGAAATACAAAACATCATCAACCTGCTACACAGCCTGCTGCGCCCCCTGCGGGGCGAGACACCCAAGCGCCTGACCGACCCGTTGACCAACGTTGCTCCGCGCAATTACCGCATCAAACGGACGTTGCCGCTGTGGACTCCGTGGGCGCTGGCCGCCGTCGTACTCGTCACGGCTTACACGATCTACACCTTGCGCCTGAACGCTATCACCCAAGAGGTGCTTGCCTCGCTGGACAAAATTCTCAAGCTCTAA